The region GAGGCACCCGCGGCCAGCAGCGCCTCGGCCGCCGACCGCCCGGACACCCCGGCACCGGCGACCAGCACCCGCAGACCCTCGAACCGACCCGTCGTCAACGATCCTCCACTGCGTCAGTGCGGGTACACCCGCACCCGGCCGGGACCGCGAAGCGGCTCGCGGTCCCCACTGCGTACCGCGGGGCGCCGCCCGGGCGCCCCGGTCGGGAGCGTGAGCCGCGCTGCCCACGCCCCCGTGCGGGGAGTGCTCCGCCGGCGGTCACGCGCGCTCCGCCAGCGGGCATCCCCCTAGAAGAACTCGCGCGCCAGCGAGAGCCAGTCCGCGTAGAACAGGCCCAGGCCGAACATCGCGCTGATCGCGGCCAGGACCCAGAACCGGATGATCACCGTGGTCTCGGCCCAGCCCGCCAGCTCGAAGTGGTGGTGGAACGGCGCCATCCGGAACAGCCGCCGCCGCGTCGAGCGGAACACCACGATCTGCATGACCACCGACAGCGCCTCGACCACGAACAGACCGCCGATGATGATCATCAGCAGCTCGGTGCGGGTGACCATCGACAGCCCGGCCAGCAGGCCGCCGAGGGCCAGCGAGCCGGTGTCGCCCATGAAGATCTTCGCCGGTGCCGCGTTCCACCACAGGAAGCCGACGCACGCCGCCATCGCCGCGCCCGCCACGAGCGCGATGTCCAGCGGGTCGCGCACCGTGTAGCAGGCCAGCGCCGGGCCGTTGGGCGCCGAGCAGTTGTTGCGGAACTGCCAGAACGAGATCACCACGTAGATCGCCAGCACCATCGCCGCGGTGCCGCCCGCCAGCCCGTCCATGCCGTCGGTGAAGTTCACCGCGTTGGACCAGCCGCTGATCGCGATGTAGGCGAAGATCACGAACCCGACCGAGCCGAACGAGATCACCGTGATGTCGCGGATGAACGACAGGTGCTCGGAGGCCGGCGTGATGCCGTTCTGGTTGGCGAACTGCATCGCCAGGACCGCGAACAGCACCGATGCCACGAGCTGGCCCACCAGCTTGGCGGTCTTGTTCAGGCCGAGGTTGCGCTGCTTGCGGATCTTGATGAAGTCGTCGAGGAACCCGACGATGCCCAGCGCGGTGGTCAGGCCGAGCACCAGCAGCCCGGAGGCGGTCGGCGGCTCGTCGGTGACCGTCAGGTGGGCCACCAGGTAGCCCGCCCACATGGCGACCAGGATCGCCACGCCGCCCATCGTCGGCGTGCCGCGCTTGGCGGCGTGGGACTGCTGCACCTCCTCGCGGATCTCCTGCCCGAAGCCCTGCCGGGAGAAGACGCGGATGAGGTACGGGGTGAACAGGATGGACACGACCAGCGCCACGGCGGCGCCGACGAGGATGCTCTTCACCGGGCACCCCCGTCCGGGGCCTCGATCAGCGCCTCGGCGACCCGCCACAGGGCGGCCACCTTCGACGCCTTGGCCAGCACGACATCACCGGGTCGCAGCTCGGCGCGCAGCAGCGCGACGGCGGCGTCGACATCCGGCACCAGAACCGACTCCTCTCCCCATGAACCTTCCAGCGACGCACCGTGGTGCATTCCCGCCGCCTGGTCCCCGACGACCACCAGCCGGTCGATGTTGAGCCGGACGGCCAGCCGCCCGATCTCGTCGTGCGCTTGTGCCCCGGACTCGCCCAGCTCGCCCATCACGCCGAGGACGGCCCACGCCCGGCCGGGACGGCCACGGGTCATGGAAGCCAGCGTCTTCAGCGCGGCGCGCATGGACTCCGGGTTCGCGTTGTAGGCGTCGTTGACGACCGTGACGCCGTCGGCGGTCTCGGCGACCTCCATCCGGCGGGCCGAGACGCGCCGCACGCCGCTGAGCCGGTCGGCGACCTGCTCCAGCGTCGCGCCGAGCTCCAGGGCGATGGCGGCGGCGCTCAGCGCGTTGCCGACGTGGTGCTCGCCGTGCAGCGGCAGCGACACCTGCGCCGACCCCTGCGGGGCGACCAGCGTGAAGCTGGGCCTGGCCTGCTCGTCGAGCACGATGTCCTCGGCCCGCACGTGGGCGCCGGGCGACTCCCCGACCAGCACCACGCGGGCGCGCGTCCGCGACGCCATCGCCGCGACCAGCGGGTCGTCGGCGTTGAGCACCGCCACGCCGTCGGCGGGCAGCGACTCCACCAGTTCGCCCTTGGCCCTGGCCACCGCCTCCTGCGAGCCGAACTCGCCGAGGTGGGCGTGGCCGACGTTGAGCACCGCGCCGATGCGCGGCGGCGCCACCTCGCACAGCTTCGCGATGTGGCCGACACCGCGGGCCGACAGCTCCAGCACCAGGTGCCGCGTGTCCTCGTCGGCGCGCAGCGCCGTCCACGGGTGCCCGAGCTCGTTGTTGAAGGAACCGGGCGGCGCCACGGTCGGCCCCATCGGCTCCAGCAGCTGGGCGATCAGGTCCTTGGTGGAGGTCTTGCCGGACGAGCCGGTCACCCCGACCACGGTGAGCCGCGGCAGCCGGTCCACGACGTACCGCGCGAGCCTGGCCAGCGCCGCCAGCACCGCGGCGCCGGAGCCGTCGGTGTCGCCCGCCAGCGCCATCAGCCCGGTGGCCTCCGCGGGCAC is a window of Saccharopolyspora erythraea NRRL 2338 DNA encoding:
- the mraY gene encoding phospho-N-acetylmuramoyl-pentapeptide-transferase, which translates into the protein MKSILVGAAVALVVSILFTPYLIRVFSRQGFGQEIREEVQQSHAAKRGTPTMGGVAILVAMWAGYLVAHLTVTDEPPTASGLLVLGLTTALGIVGFLDDFIKIRKQRNLGLNKTAKLVGQLVASVLFAVLAMQFANQNGITPASEHLSFIRDITVISFGSVGFVIFAYIAISGWSNAVNFTDGMDGLAGGTAAMVLAIYVVISFWQFRNNCSAPNGPALACYTVRDPLDIALVAGAAMAACVGFLWWNAAPAKIFMGDTGSLALGGLLAGLSMVTRTELLMIIIGGLFVVEALSVVMQIVVFRSTRRRLFRMAPFHHHFELAGWAETTVIIRFWVLAAISAMFGLGLFYADWLSLAREFF
- a CDS encoding UDP-N-acetylmuramoyl-tripeptide--D-alanyl-D-alanine ligase — encoded protein: MIRLSLADIAEAVGGRLHRADGSEIVSASVEFDSRKVAPGGLFVAVPGERVDGHDFAARAVADGAAGVLAAREVDAPAVIVPPVPAEATGLMALAGDTDGSGAAVLAALARLARYVVDRLPRLTVVGVTGSSGKTSTKDLIAQLLEPMGPTVAPPGSFNNELGHPWTALRADEDTRHLVLELSARGVGHIAKLCEVAPPRIGAVLNVGHAHLGEFGSQEAVARAKGELVESLPADGVAVLNADDPLVAAMASRTRARVVLVGESPGAHVRAEDIVLDEQARPSFTLVAPQGSAQVSLPLHGEHHVGNALSAAAIALELGATLEQVADRLSGVRRVSARRMEVAETADGVTVVNDAYNANPESMRAALKTLASMTRGRPGRAWAVLGVMGELGESGAQAHDEIGRLAVRLNIDRLVVVGDQAAGMHHGASLEGSWGEESVLVPDVDAAVALLRAELRPGDVVLAKASKVAALWRVAEALIEAPDGGAR